In Equus caballus isolate H_3958 breed thoroughbred chromosome 7, TB-T2T, whole genome shotgun sequence, one DNA window encodes the following:
- the MMP13 gene encoding collagenase 3 precursor (The RefSeq protein has 1 substitution compared to this genomic sequence): MHPGVLAAFLFLSWTRCWSLPVPNDDDDDDDMSEEDFQLAERYLKSYYYPLNPAGILKKTAANSVVDRLREMQSFFGLEVTGKLDDNTLDIMKKPRCGVPDVGEYNVFPRTLKWPKMNLTYRIVNYTPDLTHSEVEKAFKKAFKVWSDVTPLNFTRLYNGTADIMISFGTKEHGDFYPFDGPAGLLAHAFPPGPNYGGDAHFDDDETWTSSSKGYNLFLVAAHEFGHSLGLDHSKDPGALMFPIYTYTGKSHFVLPDDDVQGIQYLYGPGDEDPNPKHPKTPDKCDPSLSLDAITSLRGETMVFKDRFFWRLHPQLVDAELFLTKSFWPELPNRIDAAYEHPSKDLIFIFRGRKFWALNGYDILEGYPQKISELGFPKDVKKISAAVHFEDTGKTLFFSGNQVWRYDDTNRMMDKDYPRLIEEDFPGIGDKVDAVYEKNGYIYFFNGPIQFEYSIWSNRIVRVMPTNSLLWC, translated from the exons ATGCACCCAGGTGTCCTGGCTGCCTTCCTCTTCTTGAGCTGGACTCGTTGTTGGTCCCTGCCTGTTcccaatgatgatgatgatgatgatgacatgtCCGAGGAAGACTTCCAGCTTGCAGAG CGCTACCTGAAATCATACTACTATCCCCTTAATCCTGCTGGAATCCTGAAGAAGACTGCAGCGAACTCCGTGGTTGACAGGCTCCGAGAAATGCAGTCTTTTTTCGGCTTAGAAGTGACTGGCAAACTTGATGATAACACCTTAGACATCATGAAAAAACCAAGATGTGGGGTCCCTGATGTGGGTGAATACAATGTTTTCCCTCGAACTCTCAAATGGCCTAAAATGAATTTAACCTACAG AATTGTGAATTATACCCCTGATCTGACTCATTCTGAAGTTGAAAAGGCATTCAAAAAGGCCTTCAAAGTTTGGTCTGATGTCACACCTCTGAACTTTACCAGACTTTACAATGGCACTGCTGATATCATGATCTCTTTTGGAACTAAAG AGCATGGTGACTTCTACCCATTTGATGGACCCTCTGGTCTGCTGGCTCACGCTTTTCCTCCGGGGCCAAATTATGGTGGAGATGCGCATTTTGATGATGATGAAACTTGGACAAGCAGTTCCAAAG GCTACAACTTGTTTCTTGTCGCTGCACACGAGTTTGGCCACTCCTTAGGTCTCGACCACTCCAAGGACCCGGGAGCACTCATGTTTCCGATCTACACCTACACTGGCAAAAGCCACTTTGTGCTTCCTGATGATGATGTACAAGGGATCCAGTATCTCTATG GTCCAGGAGATGAAGACCCGAACCCTAAACATCCCAAAACACCAGACAAATGCGATCCTTCCTTATCCCTTGATGCCATCACCAGTCTTCGAGGAGAAACAATGGTCTTTAAAGACAG ATTCTTCTGGCGCCTACATCCTCAGCTGGTTGATGCAGAGCTGTTTTTAACAAAATCATTTTGGCCAGAACTACCCAACCGTATTGATGCTGCCTATGAGCATCCTTCCAAAGACCTTATCTTCATCTTTAGAG GCCGAAAATTTTGGGCTCTTAATGgttatgacattctggaaggtTATCCTCAAAAAATATCTGAACTGGGATTTCCAAAAGACGTTAAAAAGATAAGTGCAGCTGTTCACTTTGAGGACACAGGGAAGACTCTCTTCTTCTCAGGAAACCAGGTCTGGAG gtaTGATGATACTAACCGTATGATGGATAAAGACTACCCCAGACTAATAGAAGAGGACTTCCCAGGAATTGGTGATAAAGTAGATGCTGTCTACGAGAAAAATG GTTATATCTATTTTTTCAACGGGCCCATACAGTTTGAATATAGCATCTGGAGTAACCGTATTGTTCGCGTCATGCCAACAAATTCTCTATTGTGGtgttaa